The window GGCGAAGATTCGCCCGCTATCACAAGCCTCCCAAGACTTCCTCCAGCCGCCATCACTTCCCGCGCTGCAGAACCTCCGCCGGCGCCGCGTCCTCCTCAGCACACTTTTTCTCCACATAGGCGTGCAGCCGTTCGATGCCGAGCGCCATGCGCGGATCCTCAGGTAGGTGCGCGATGATGTCCTCGATGTAGCCGCGCTCTTTGACGCGCCGCAAGGTCCAGCTGAAATTCACATCGTAGACCCACATGAGACGCACGAGCTTGCGGTCGTCCATCGTGCGGATCTTCGTGTAGTCCACTTGATCGCCCGCGATGAACTTTTCGAGGAAATCGGGACTGACGCCCGTACCGTCCGACGGCGCGAGAAACGGGCGCAGCACGCGGAAGATATCAAGCTTGTCGGCATCGCGCAAGAGGCGCGCAAAGAAAAGCTGCCGCGCATCTTCCGTCGGCGCGATGACCTTCTTGTTGTGGTTCAGAATAGAGAAGCGCACGAGAGCCTCGTCCTCAGGCACAAGACGCGCAAGGAACGGCAATTCGTCAAGCACCTTGAGTCCGAGCGCCGCATGATCCTCCGATACGGCGTCGTTGAACGTGCGGTAAAGCGTAAATTGACGAAAGCGCCCCACATCGTGAAAAAGCCCCATGATTTCCGCCAGCTGCACATCGTGCGCAGAGAGATGCAGATGTTTGGCAAGCTCCACGGCAATCGAGGTCACACGGCCAGTATGCACCTCCTTCATGCGGATCGCCTGCTGCACCTCCTCGTCCTCCGTATAGAAGGAACGCATGTAATCCGCCATCCAAGCGTGCATCTCACGCAGTAGTTTCTCCAAAAATGTCGCCTCCGCTTGTGTGCTTCAATTTACAGTATAACACAGCGCCCTCCGAACAACAATTTCCTCATGCGCCCTTTTTCTTCTTGCCCGGCAGCGATCCTTCCAACTCGATGATCATGTCGCGCAGTTCTGCGGCGCGCTCGAATTCCAAGGCGCGCGAAGCCGTCTGCATCTGGGCGAGCAGCGTGCGGATCAGAGACTCCTTCTGCTTCTTCGTGAGCTTCTTTTTCTTTCCATCGGACTCCTCGCCGTAGGAGGCGCGGCTCTCGGCGACAAGCGTCGTTTCGATCAGCGGCACGACGGGCTTGACGATGGTCTTCGGCGTGACGCCGTGCTCCTTGTTGTACGCCTGCTGCACCGTGCGGCGACGCTCCGTCTCGTCCATGGCGCGCTTCATCGAGTCCGTGATGCGGTCGGCGTAGAGGATGACCCTGCCGCCCGCATTTCGCGCCGCACGCCCGATCGTCTGGATCAGCGACGTGTCGGAGCGCAGGAAGCCCTCCTTGTCGGCATCGAGAATCGCCACGAGCGACACCTCGGGCATGTCGAGTCCCTCGCGCAGCAAATTGATGCCGACGAGCACATCGAACTTTCCCGCACGCAGATCGTGGATGATCTCAGCACGCTCGAACGTCGCTATGTCCGAATGCAGGTAGCGCACGCGCACCTGCATATCCTTGAGGTAGTCCGTGAGGTTCTCCGCCATCTTCTTCGTCAGCGTCGTCACGAGCACGCGCTCGTCCTTCTTTGCACGAATGCGGATCTCCGACAAAAGATCGTCCATCTGCCCCGCCAAAGGCCGCACCTCGACGATGGGATCGAGCAGCCCCGTCGGGCGGATGATCTGCTCGACGACCTGCTGCGCCTTTTCCAACTCATATTTCGCAGGCGTCGCCGAAATGTAGATGATCTGATTGATGCGCTGCTCGAACTCCTCGAAAGAAAGCGGACGATTGTCAAAAGCGGACGGCAGACGAAAGCCGTTTTCCACAAGCGAAATCTTGCGCGAACGGTCGCCGTTGAGCATCGCCTTGAGCTGCGGCATTGTCACATGGCTCTCGTCCATGACGATGAGGAAATCGTCGGGAAAGTAATCGAGCAGCGTATACGGCGCCGCCCCCGCCGGACGGTGTGTGAGGTGCCGCGAATAATTCTCGATGCCCGAGCAGTAGCCCATCTCCTGCATCATTTCAAGGTCGTAGTTCGTGCGCTGCTCAATGCGCTGCGCCTCGATGAGCTTGCCCTCTTCCTTGAAATGCGCGACCTGCGCGATCTTCTCCTCGTCGATCGCCGCCATGGCGATTTCCATGTCCTCCTTCTTCGTCACATAGTGCGAAGCAGGAAAAACCATCGAATGCGTGCGCTCGCCGTAGATCTCTCCAGTCAAGACGTCGAACTCAAGGATGCGCTCAACCTCGTCGCCGAAAAGCTCGATGCGCACGGCGCGGTTATTCCAGCCCGCAGGAAACACTTCTATGACGTCGCCGCGCACACGAAAGCGGCCGCGCTCAAAGGCGATGTCGTTGCGCTCGTACTGAATGGCGACGAGCTTGCGCAAGATGTCCTCACGCACGACCGTCTGCCCCTTGTGCAGCGACAGAACCATCTCGTGATAGCTCTCCGGCGAGCCGAGACCGTAGATACACGAAACGCTCGCGACGATGATGCAGTCGCGCCGCTCGAAGAGCGAGCACGTCGCCGAGTGGCGCAATTCATCAATCTCGTCGTTGATCGACGCATCCTTTTCGATGTAAGTGTCCGTCGAAGGAATATACGCCTCGGGCTGGTAGTAGTCATAATAGCTGACAAAATAGCCGACATAATTCTTCGGGAAGAACGCCTTGAACTCACTCGCGAGCTGCGCAGCCAGCGTCTTATTATGCGCGATGACAAGCGTCGGCTTCTGTACGCGCTCGATCGTCTTGGCGATCGTGTACGTCTTGCCCGTGCCCGTAGCGCCAAGGAGTACCTGCGCCTCTTGCCCGTTCTCGATGCCCGCCGCCAGATCGCGGATCGCACGCGGCTGATCCCCCATCGGCTCAAAAGGCGCCGAAACCTCAAACGGTATCTCCTTATCAAACTCCATCGTATTGAGCTTAGGCAAAATCGCCATGTGTGCGCCTCCCCTGTGCAATCTATTTCAACTGTCCATAATATCCAAAAGCTGTTTTGGTGTAACGATATATGGCCTTTCAGGAAAATGCTTCATGTTTCCAGTAACGAGATATGCTCCATCCAAGCGCTTTTCCATGACGACTTTATAAAAAGGTATATCTTTCATATCAGGCAAAATAATATCAATCGGCCTTGCCTGCACAAAAATGCCGAATCGTTCCATGAAAGACAGCAAATACTCTATCTTCTGCGGAGAAAATCCAAACTTCTTGCGTTCTAAAACCTCTCGATACTCTTTCATGATTACATCGCTGTACAACGGAACGATTTCTCCTGTAATCATCCTGCCAACAACCTGCACAGTAGCAGCGTCATCTTTAGAAGACAGCAACGCAGACACCAGTACATTCGTATCAATCACAGCAAGGCAAGTCATTTCCCTGCTCCCTGTCGAGCCATTTCAATCTCTCGATTGATTTCTTCCAACGTCATATCAACCGCACCGCTTCTCTTTGCTTCTTGGCGAAGAGTCATGAACGCTTGCATAGCGCCCTCTCTCGTCAACTTCGTCTCCAACGAAGAGATTTCAAAAGGTATCCTGCGCTCTCGTACCACGGCTCTGACAAACACATGGATAGCGGTCGCCATATTCATCCCAAATTCCTGGCACAATCCCTCAAATTGTCTCTTAAGCCCCTCTTCCATCCGCACGCTGAATGTTGTCTGCGCCATATTGAACACCCCCTTGAATATCCAAAAGCATACATTCCCTTGCCGCACCTGTACGGCTCTGTTCTCGGCAAATATCTACCTTCATTATAGCGAACGGGCGGAAAAAATCAACCGCGTCGAAATTGCTCTTTTTCGATCTTGGAGGAAAAGAGAACGCCGAAAAACCGTATTTCTCATAGAAAGCGGCATTCTTGCTCTCTTCCTGCATAATTTCAAAATACAGAATACGTAATCATACGATGAAAAGAGAGAATCCCCTGCCTTTGGCACACAGCCCAAACAGGGGATTCTCTTGCTTGCATCAATAGTATTCTATTGGCATCCTATGGTCGATGTACATGCTGTACTCAGTTGGGTAGAGCGTTGGGCGCTGCGAAAATGAAATGGTAGACATCAACGCCAGGAACACGCATGCTGCCCAGATCGCGCACGGCGCCCATGGATTTCCAAGTGCTGTAGATGACTTTGTTCGGCGTGTACACTTCCACGCCGTTGCTCAGTTCCGCAGCGATTTCATGAGCCGCAGGCGGACCCGAGCGAGTGCACCAATATTCGGTGTAGCTGCTGCCATTCTTCACGTAGACAGAGGAGCGCGCCTGATCGGTGCATTTCGTCTTCATGACGCTCTCACTGATCGAATAGCGCTCCACGGAGGCGAAACAGAGGCTGGACGAGAGTAACAACATAGCAAACGCCACGGAAAGTACTTTCTTCAGTTTCATAATGGTTCCCTCCTTTGAAAATTTTAAAATCAACCCGTGCGCCAACTCCTCTAGAACACCGGATGCCTGTTCTCATTATATCATATATTAGGCAATGAGCGTCCTCTCATAAATGAAAAGCAACCGCGCCGAAGAGGCGAATCATCTCCTCTAGGCGCGATGCATCCTCTACGAATCCATATCCAGACCTTCATTCTGACTGCCCATGCGATAGCCACGCAAATCCAGCGTCACATAGGTAAAGCCTGCCGACCGTACGGCATCTTCCATCTCTTCCCTGTGCTGCCAGAAAACATCGAACTCCGCCGGCTCGATCTCGATGCGTGCGAGTCTGCCGTGACAGCGCACGCGAAGCTGACCATGGATGTAACGGCGCAGGGCATTTTCTGCGACTTCCACCGCACGAAGGCGCTCCCTCGTCAATTCGATACCATACTCGATGCGCGAGGCTAGACAAGCGGCGCTGGGCTTCGACCATACGGGGACGCCCCACGCTTTCGCCACTTCGCGTATATCGCGCTTCGTCCACCGCGCTTCTTTCAAGGGCGAGGCGACGAAAGGAGCAAGCTCTTCGATCGCGGCGAGTCCTGGGCGATAGTCTCCCGCATCGTCAGCGTTCGTGCCATCGAGGACACGTCGGAAGCCATGTTCCTTCGCCCATGCGACCAACATTTCAAAGCGGCGCTTCTTGCAGTAGTAACAGCGGCGCTCGTCGTTCCTTACGACGTCGGATGAGGTGAGGTCGTCTGCCGGCAAAATCGTCAGGGGAACGCCCGCAAGAGCCGCGCAGCGCTTCGCGTCCTCTAGCTCCCTCTCAGCCAAAAGCTCAGATGCAGCGGTAGCGGCGACGACATGCGCCGCGCCGAGCGTGCGCACCGCCGCCACGAGCAGGACGGCGCTGTCGACGCCGCCCGACAGGGCGACGGCGGCAGAACCGTAGGACTGCAGAAGGGAGGAGAGTGTTTCCTCTTTTTCCTTTTCCATCATTCGCCAAGCCGCTCGCGCAGATCGTCGAGCGCTTCTTGGCGCACGCGCTTCAGCGGAATGCCCTCACGCGCAGCAATCTCGCGGCAGTCTTCATACTCGGGCGAGAGCGAAACGATCTTGCCGCCGTAGGCGCTGACCTTGCAGCGCACCTTGCCGTGCGGTGTATCGACGAGCGCCGTATGGCGCACAGCCTCGACGCGCTCATCGACGTGCAGCACGCGCATGCCAATGCTCGTCGTCTCGGAAAAGAGCAGAGAAAGGCACTGTGCCCTCTTGTCCTCCTCCACGAGAACGGACAGCATGTGCGCTGGGCGATTTTTCTTCATGTAGATAGGTGTCGTCCAGACATCGAGCGCACCGAGGGCGAAGAGGCGCTCGCTCACATAGCCGAAGAGCTGCGCGTCCATGTCGTCGATGTTTGTCTCGATGAGCGAGAGATCGCGCTTTCCACCGCTCTTGCACTCGCCGATATAGAGCCGCACAACGTTCGGCAGTTCGAGATCCCACGTGCCCGCACCGTAGGCGATGCATTCCGTCAGAAGATCTGTAGGCACATGATCGGAGAACTCGGCGAGTGCGGCGAGGACGGCGGCGCCCGTCGGCGTTGTCAACTCCTTCGCCGCACCTTCATGATAGGTGGGAAAAAGCCGCAGCAGCTCCGCCGTCGCGGGCGCGGGCACCATCATACGTCCGTGCTGCGTATGCACGGTGCCGCTTCCCGTATTCACGCGGGAAACGAAAATTTTCTCGATTTCAAGATAGTCGAGGCAGATCGCTATTCCCACTATGTCGACGATGGAATCGACAGCACCGACCTCGTGGAAATGCACGTCCTCTGGCCTCACACCGTGCACCTTGCCCTCCGCCTGCGCGAGAACGCCGAAGATCTTGAGACTCATCTCCTTGACTTCCGCGGAAAGCGACGAGCGCTCCAAGATTGTGCGCACATCATGCATCGTACGATGGTGATGCTCATGACTATGCTCATGTGCAGGCACAGCTCCTTCATTTGCATGTCCGTGGTCATGCTCGCAGCTATGTTCATGCGCATGGTCGTCTCCTTCCCCATGCTCGCAGCAATGCCAATGCGTTGCGCCCAAAAGTTCGACGTCGACATACGTCGCGGCAATGCCGTTCTTCTTCACGGAACTAACCTTCAAACGAAACTCTTCCGCCATCGGCAGGCGACGCAGTTCGGCTTCCAGCGTTTCCAGCGGCATGCCCGCCGCAAGGAACGCGCCGAGCAGCATGTTGCCGCTCAGTCCTGAAAAACAGTCCAAATATATCGCTCTCATATTTCACCTCGTCTGATTGATGCGGCTCGCCATCGCGCCCGCACCGAAGCCGTTGTCGATATTCACGACGGCGACACCTGTCGCACACGAATTGAGCATGGAAAGAAGCGCCGTCAACCCGTGAAACGATGCGCCATAGCCCACGCTCGTCGGCACGGCGATGACGGGACGCGCGACGAGGCCGCCAACGACGCTCGCGAGTGCCCCCTCCATGCCGGCGACGACGATGACGACATTCGCCGACATAAGTTCCTCCTTGTGGGCAAGCAAGCGATGGATGCCCGCGACGCCAACGTCATAAATCGTTCCGACGTCGTTTCCCATGAGCCTTGCTGTCAGCGCCGCTTCCTCGGCGACGGGGATGTCGCTCGTGCCCGCCGTGAGGACGAGTATGCGGTGCGCCGCATCCTCGCATCGCACCTTGCGCTCGACATAAACGATACGCGAAACCTCGTCGTAGTGCGCCTCAGGCAAGGCGGCAAGCACCGCCCGCGCCTTTTGTGCGTCAACACGCGTCGCCATGACGTTGCCCTCGCTCTCGGCGAGCAGCGTCTTCAAAATCTCGGCAATCTGCTCTGCCGTCTTGCCCGCGCCATAGACGACCTCAGCAAATCCTTGACGTTTCTCACGTCCCGTATCGACGGCGGCGAAGCCCAATTCCTTCTGCTCCACAAATCTCACCTCATCCTATGAATCTTCCTGCACAGAAAGCCTTGCAGGAAAATCTGCGGCTTCTCTCCGTCGCATAGACAAAAGGCGCTGCCTTGCACAGCGCCTTCTTCTCCGTTCATCAGCCTCTGGAACCGTGATTCAGATCGTCCTTTGCCTGCTGCACGACCTGCAGAGCGTTGCCGAGGTTGCCGATCAGATGGTCAAAGACCTGGTTCGCATATTGGTCGGCATCGTCTCTAAGCTGTTTTGCATTCGCCATGGTCTTTTCCATGATCTCGCGCTCCTGCTCCTTCGTCTGCTGCATGATCGCCTTGGCCTTCTCTTCTGCCTGCATGACGATCTCGTTCTTGTCGACAAGCTCCGCCGCGTACTTCTTCGCCTTCTCGATGAGTGCCGCAGCTTCGTCGTTCGCACGATCGAGAATCTCCTGACGCTCCTGCATGACCCGCTCCGCCTTCTGCAGTTCCAAAGGCAATTCGCGGCGCAACTCGTCAACAAGGTGGATGAGATCCGTCTCGTCAATGAGGCTCTTGTTCATCAAAGGCATGCGCCTCGACTCGACAACAAGATTTTCTATGGAATCCAAAATATTTTTTACAGCCATATTTCTGCCCGCCTTCTTTTCAAGAATATTGATATAAGGAAACATCTTCCTTCAATGATTTGTATCTTCAAAATGCCTATTTATAGCTAATTCTACACACTCGGGCACAAGTCCTGTCACGCGCCCGTGAAAATTTGCGATTTCCCGCACTCCCGAAGAACTGACGAAGGAATAGCGCGGATCCGTGAGCAAAAACACCGTCTCGATATCGGGCGCGATGTACTTAAGCATTTGCTCCTGCTTCTGCTCATACTCATAGTCCGTGACGGAACGCAGGCCGCGCACGATGACGGTCGCTCCTACGCTGCGCATGTATTCGGGCAGAAGCCCTTCGAAAGCGCCGACGCGCAAGTTCGGGATGTGGCGCGTCGCCTCTTCCAAAAGTTCCACGCGCTCTTCTACCGTGAAGAACGGCGTCTTTCGGATGTTGTGGAAAACGCCCACGATGAGCTCATCAAACATGCGGCTGGCGCGCTCGAAAATATCGACATGCCCGTTCGTCACAGGATCAAAACTCCCCGAGCATACAGCCTTGATCATCGGGATTCTCCTCCTCGCCCTTTGCAGCTCGCGTGAAAAAGCGTAGCTGTGTCGTCCTGCCATAAATCTCCTCGCGTACGCAACGGAGATTTTGCAGCGCCGGAAGCGCCTCCTCCGTGCCGTGCTCCACGATCATGCAGCCATCGGGCGTGAGCAGACCTCCTCTATCCACAGAAGAAAGAGCCTTCTCCCAAAGCCCCCGTCGGTACGGCGGATCGCAGAAAATCAAGTCGAAGGAACGCCCCAGAGCGCCAAGGCGCGCCAAGACGCGCAGAGCATCAGCACGCACGACCTCAGCATGCTCTAAAAGCCGCGTCTTAGCGGCATTTTCCTCGATCAGAGATGCCGTCTTCTCGTCGACAAAGAGTGCCGACGCCGCACCGCGGCTCAAGGCCTCGAGTCCCAGAGCACCCGTCCCAGCGAAGAGATCGAGCACGCGCGCCTCTTCGACACGCCGTCCGAGGATATTGAAAAGCGACTCCTTGATGCGGTCTGCCGTTGGCCGCGTAGCCTCGCCCTTCGGCGTTTTCAGGCGACAGCCACGCGCTGTGCCCGTGATGATACGCATAATCTCACCTCAAAGTCAAGGATGACCTTTCATATTCTATCATATTTTCTTCGTTTCGTGAACCGCACTATGCTATAATATTGAAAAATCGAATTGTTTTAGGAGGAACTTCCTTGAAAAAGCGACTTCTGTATTTCATCGTCCTCGCGCTCTGTGTCCTTTCACTCTTCCACGCTTTCCTGCGCCCTTCTTACGGCGGCGCACCGCTCAACGCCGTGCGTGAAAAGATGGGGCGCGTCGTTCTCGTGCCGCTCGACGGCAGACCACCGTGCCGCCAACTCGTACTCGACACCGCCGATGTCGCAGGAACAGAGATTGCCGCCCTGCCCTACGAGATGCAGGACTACTACACGATGCCGGGCCAAACGAAGGAGGCACAGAAGTGGCTGCGCGAAAATCTGGCGCAAAGCGACGCCGCCATCATCTCCATCGACCAGCTTCTCTACGGCGGTCTGCTCGCGGCACGCGAGGCGGACAAATCGCCCGACGAAATCGAGGCCTTCATCGCCTATCTGCGCGAACTGCACGCCGCGCATCCGACGGTTCCCATCTATGCCTTCTCCATCCTGCCGCGCATGATTCCGCCCGCGAACATCGATGACTATTACGACAACAAATACCTCCTCGCTTACTCGCGCCTCGCCGATCGCTATGCGCTCTGCGGCGCCCCCGAGGACGCTGCGAAGATGCAGGAACTGGAAGAGAAAATCAATCCCGCAAGCCTCGCGCAGTACCTCGCGCTCTTCGAGAAAAACGAGCGCCTCTCCCGCGCTCTCATCGAACTTGTCAAGGAAGGAACACTGGAACGACTCCTCATCGGACAGGACGATGGCGAAAAGTACAGCATCCCCAACATCGAGAAGCGCCATCTGCAGGCTTTTCTCATCGAAGAACAAATTCCAAAAGAAAAAGCTGCCATCGTCCACGGTGCCGACGAACTCGCGCTGACGCTTCTTGCTGCCATCTCTGCCGCAAAAAACGGTCACCATCCGCAGATCTTTCTCGATTGGAATGACGAATCAACGCCCGACGAAATCCTGCCCTTCATGGCGATTTCCCTGCGCGAAACGGCGCGGGAAAAAATCGCTGTTTTCGACGGCGAATGTACGGCGTCCGCCGCGAGCGCCGACTTCGTGCTCTTCATCAGCGCAGGCTCGGAAAAAACCCTCGCCTCTCGCCGAAAAAGTGTCGAGCGCATCGAAAGATACCTCGCCTCGGGCACGCCCGTCGCTCTCGTAGACCTCAGCCGCCACTTCGCAGCCGAGGAGACGCTGCTGCCGCTCCTGATCGAGCGCGGTACTCCCATCGAAGGGCTTCGCTCTTATGCCGGATGGAACACGGCGAGCAACTCCATCGGCACAGCACTCTCGCAAGCAGCGATTTTTACCGCCGCACGCGAAAAGGCGGCGACGCGAGAGGAAGTTCTCGCACTTCACGCTGCGAATCTCAAGCTGCTCAACAATCGTTTCTTGGAAGACTATTTCTACCTCAAAGACGTCATCACTCTCGTCAATACG of the Selenomonas sputigena genome contains:
- a CDS encoding HD domain-containing protein; the encoded protein is MEKLLREMHAWMADYMRSFYTEDEEVQQAIRMKEVHTGRVTSIAVELAKHLHLSAHDVQLAEIMGLFHDVGRFRQFTLYRTFNDAVSEDHAALGLKVLDELPFLARLVPEDEALVRFSILNHNKKVIAPTEDARQLFFARLLRDADKLDIFRVLRPFLAPSDGTGVSPDFLEKFIAGDQVDYTKIRTMDDRKLVRLMWVYDVNFSWTLRRVKERGYIEDIIAHLPEDPRMALGIERLHAYVEKKCAEEDAAPAEVLQRGK
- the uvrB gene encoding excinuclease ABC subunit UvrB, with translation MAILPKLNTMEFDKEIPFEVSAPFEPMGDQPRAIRDLAAGIENGQEAQVLLGATGTGKTYTIAKTIERVQKPTLVIAHNKTLAAQLASEFKAFFPKNYVGYFVSYYDYYQPEAYIPSTDTYIEKDASINDEIDELRHSATCSLFERRDCIIVASVSCIYGLGSPESYHEMVLSLHKGQTVVREDILRKLVAIQYERNDIAFERGRFRVRGDVIEVFPAGWNNRAVRIELFGDEVERILEFDVLTGEIYGERTHSMVFPASHYVTKKEDMEIAMAAIDEEKIAQVAHFKEEGKLIEAQRIEQRTNYDLEMMQEMGYCSGIENYSRHLTHRPAGAAPYTLLDYFPDDFLIVMDESHVTMPQLKAMLNGDRSRKISLVENGFRLPSAFDNRPLSFEEFEQRINQIIYISATPAKYELEKAQQVVEQIIRPTGLLDPIVEVRPLAGQMDDLLSEIRIRAKKDERVLVTTLTKKMAENLTDYLKDMQVRVRYLHSDIATFERAEIIHDLRAGKFDVLVGINLLREGLDMPEVSLVAILDADKEGFLRSDTSLIQTIGRAARNAGGRVILYADRITDSMKRAMDETERRRTVQQAYNKEHGVTPKTIVKPVVPLIETTLVAESRASYGEESDGKKKKLTKKQKESLIRTLLAQMQTASRALEFERAAELRDMIIELEGSLPGKKKKGA
- a CDS encoding putative toxin-antitoxin system toxin component, PIN family produces the protein MIDTNVLVSALLSSKDDAATVQVVGRMITGEIVPLYSDVIMKEYREVLERKKFGFSPQKIEYLLSFMERFGIFVQARPIDIILPDMKDIPFYKVVMEKRLDGAYLVTGNMKHFPERPYIVTPKQLLDIMDS
- a CDS encoding type II toxin-antitoxin system RelB/DinJ family antitoxin, translated to MAQTTFSVRMEEGLKRQFEGLCQEFGMNMATAIHVFVRAVVRERRIPFEISSLETKLTREGAMQAFMTLRQEAKRSGAVDMTLEEINREIEMARQGAGK
- the larE gene encoding ATP-dependent sacrificial sulfur transferase LarE, which gives rise to MMEKEKEETLSSLLQSYGSAAVALSGGVDSAVLLVAAVRTLGAAHVVAATAASELLAERELEDAKRCAALAGVPLTILPADDLTSSDVVRNDERRCYYCKKRRFEMLVAWAKEHGFRRVLDGTNADDAGDYRPGLAAIEELAPFVASPLKEARWTKRDIREVAKAWGVPVWSKPSAACLASRIEYGIELTRERLRAVEVAENALRRYIHGQLRVRCHGRLARIEIEPAEFDVFWQHREEMEDAVRSAGFTYVTLDLRGYRMGSQNEGLDMDS
- the larC gene encoding nickel pincer cofactor biosynthesis protein LarC, whose amino-acid sequence is MRAIYLDCFSGLSGNMLLGAFLAAGMPLETLEAELRRLPMAEEFRLKVSSVKKNGIAATYVDVELLGATHWHCCEHGEGDDHAHEHSCEHDHGHANEGAVPAHEHSHEHHHRTMHDVRTILERSSLSAEVKEMSLKIFGVLAQAEGKVHGVRPEDVHFHEVGAVDSIVDIVGIAICLDYLEIEKIFVSRVNTGSGTVHTQHGRMMVPAPATAELLRLFPTYHEGAAKELTTPTGAAVLAALAEFSDHVPTDLLTECIAYGAGTWDLELPNVVRLYIGECKSGGKRDLSLIETNIDDMDAQLFGYVSERLFALGALDVWTTPIYMKKNRPAHMLSVLVEEDKRAQCLSLLFSETTSIGMRVLHVDERVEAVRHTALVDTPHGKVRCKVSAYGGKIVSLSPEYEDCREIAAREGIPLKRVRQEALDDLRERLGE
- a CDS encoding ATPase, with amino-acid sequence MAVKNILDSIENLVVESRRMPLMNKSLIDETDLIHLVDELRRELPLELQKAERVMQERQEILDRANDEAAALIEKAKKYAAELVDKNEIVMQAEEKAKAIMQQTKEQEREIMEKTMANAKQLRDDADQYANQVFDHLIGNLGNALQVVQQAKDDLNHGSRG
- the coaD gene encoding pantetheine-phosphate adenylyltransferase — protein: MIKAVCSGSFDPVTNGHVDIFERASRMFDELIVGVFHNIRKTPFFTVEERVELLEEATRHIPNLRVGAFEGLLPEYMRSVGATVIVRGLRSVTDYEYEQKQEQMLKYIAPDIETVFLLTDPRYSFVSSSGVREIANFHGRVTGLVPECVELAINRHFEDTNH
- the rsmD gene encoding 16S rRNA (guanine(966)-N(2))-methyltransferase RsmD; protein product: MRIITGTARGCRLKTPKGEATRPTADRIKESLFNILGRRVEEARVLDLFAGTGALGLEALSRGAASALFVDEKTASLIEENAAKTRLLEHAEVVRADALRVLARLGALGRSFDLIFCDPPYRRGLWEKALSSVDRGGLLTPDGCMIVEHGTEEALPALQNLRCVREEIYGRTTQLRFFTRAAKGEEENPDDQGCMLGEF
- a CDS encoding DUF4127 family protein; amino-acid sequence: MKKRLLYFIVLALCVLSLFHAFLRPSYGGAPLNAVREKMGRVVLVPLDGRPPCRQLVLDTADVAGTEIAALPYEMQDYYTMPGQTKEAQKWLRENLAQSDAAIISIDQLLYGGLLAAREADKSPDEIEAFIAYLRELHAAHPTVPIYAFSILPRMIPPANIDDYYDNKYLLAYSRLADRYALCGAPEDAAKMQELEEKINPASLAQYLALFEKNERLSRALIELVKEGTLERLLIGQDDGEKYSIPNIEKRHLQAFLIEEQIPKEKAAIVHGADELALTLLAAISAAKNGHHPQIFLDWNDESTPDEILPFMAISLRETAREKIAVFDGECTASAASADFVLFISAGSEKTLASRRKSVERIERYLASGTPVALVDLSRHFAAEETLLPLLIERGTPIEGLRSYAGWNTASNSIGTALSQAAIFTAAREKAATREEVLALHAANLKLLNNRFLEDYFYLKDVITLVNTNLKKNGTKNVYDLDLERDYLAATAMLREAMNDRLQTFKSTKACRRPFRVHLPGGESAELAVYDLQTDMSFPWPRTFEIYLETTPFIAVQ